The following proteins are encoded in a genomic region of Zea mays cultivar B73 chromosome 9, Zm-B73-REFERENCE-NAM-5.0, whole genome shotgun sequence:
- the LOC100285358 gene encoding transmembrane emp24 domain-containing protein 10 precursor: MAARVPGSLLALLLLILATASPTGALRFDLRSGHTKCISDDIKVGAMAVGKYQVMAPDGVASSSSSPQQLPDSHRISLRVTSPYGNSLHYAENVHSGNFAFTASEAGDYLACFWAPDHRPPAIVAFEFDWRSGVSARDWSAVAKKGQVQMMELELRKLEGNIKSIHDEMFYLREREVEMQELNRRTNSRMAWLGFLSLAICLSVAGFQLWHLKNFFERKKLL, from the exons ATGGCCGCGCGCGTCCCCGGTTCCCTCTTGGCTCTCCTCCTGCTCATCCTCGCGACCGCGTCCCCCACCGGCGCCCTCCGCTTCGACCTGCGTTCGGGCCACACCAAGTGCATCTCCGACGACATCAAGGTGGGCGCCATGGCCGTCGGGAAGTACCAAGTCATGGCCCCCGACGGCGTCGCCTCTTCGTCGTCGTCGCCACAGCAGCTCCCGGACTCTCACCGCATCTCGCTGCGGGTCACCTCGCCCTACGGCAACAGTCTGCACTACGCGGAGAACGTGCACTCGGGCAACTTCGCCTTCACGGCCTCCGAGGCCGGCGACTACCTCGCCTGCTTCTGGGCGCCCGATCACCGCCCGCCCGCCATCGTCGCGTTCGAGTTCGACTGGCGCAGCGGCGTCTCCGCCAGGGACTGGAGCGCCGTCGCCAAGAAGGGTCAGGTCCAA ATGATGGAATTGGAACTCAGGAAGCTGGAGGGTAACATCAAATCTATCCATGATGAAATGTTTTACCTTCGTGAAAG GGAAGTAGAGATGCAGGAACTGAACAGGAGAACAAACTCAAGGATGGCTTGGCTTGGTTTCCTCTCGCTCGCCATCTGCCTATCAGTGGCGGGCTTTCAGTTATGGCACCTGAAGAACTTCTTTGAAAGAAAGAAGCTACTATAG